In the Mastacembelus armatus chromosome 16, fMasArm1.2, whole genome shotgun sequence genome, TCTCTACTGGAGTAAAcgccacagaagaagaagcaggaagTCCGTCTGCACGAAGACCGAAGCAGCACCGCGTCCATCCCCCGGTATGACCACCGTGCGTGTACCGAGGACCCGCTGCTTCCTCCGGCAGCTGCTCTCCGCCCCCCCCGTCGCCATGCACAGACACTACAGCCTGGAAGTCTCCGCTCCGCTGCTCCGGACTCAGGGCTACGTCGACGGCCGCTGGGTCTCCGCAGCCTCGGTGTTCCCCGTACTGGACCCGGCCACCGGGCAGGAGATAGCCCGGGTGTCGGACTGTGGACCCGCGGAGGCCAAGCAGGCTGTGGACGCTGCGTACAAGGCGTTTCAGTCCTGGAAGCAGTACACCGCCAAGGTGGgctatttctctttttctataaCCGTACTCCGTTGGAAAAACTGAGAAATTAACACGAATCTTGTCCAGCTGCTTAAGAAAAGCGCATCAACAACTTAACACGCTGCGTTTTGTTAACAGTTTGGTCCAGACTTTAATTCGGCTAAAgcacaaacaccaagaaacaaaTAGTTCAGTTCCTGGTGGGACACATATGCTGCAGGTTTTTGGGGGAAGCTAGTATAGTAGGTGGACGAGCACAGGGCTCCAGACTGGTTGCACAGGTGCACCCATATTTTTATTTGGGTGCAGCCACATTGTTCTGCAGCACAGGTATGAAACTGAAATACATGAACAAAACTTTAAAGGTCCAACATTTGAAGTGCCCGACCAAACGATGACATAATCCCTTTGAGTCCCATCAGTGCTAAAGTTCTTGTTTCAGCAGGCCCCTCGTCTGTAAGGACCCCAGCCACCTGGGCTCAGACTTTTCTGGCTTTTCTTCTCTCAGATTATTTGAGGTCCAGTGAAAAGAGGCTCTTCTGAAATATTGTATGAGACGTTAATAGTAGGTGGTCACACCTGGCTGCGTTATCACAGTATCTGTGTCATGGTGCTGATCACTGGTCCTGTTTTTGCTCGTTTGTTTGGTTCCCTCTGGATCCCAGGGGCCATGTAAAATCATCTTTTCCCTGTGTATAAACACTCACGTGTGCCACCCCACTAAAACCTGCTGGCTCGGAGTCTGtctcagcagtgggtagggcagggatactTGGAAACCCAGCAGGACAGTAACCCTGGAGGACCAGGGGTGTCTAGAGTGTAGATGGCCTTAGGGGTACCACTACAACCAAGGAAAAATTGTAGTGGCACTCGACAGACTCGTACCCCTTTACGACCAACACCAACTAAGTGCTAGTTCAGAGATGGTTCAGCTTGCAAACTCTAAGAACcggtttgtttttccacagaccATTTAGCTCCAAACCAGACAGCAGCCACATCCTGTTCCGCTGGTTCCACCCATCACCCTAACCTCTTTACAACCAATTTTCAGTTTGCATTGATTAGACCAGAGGGTGTTGACACGTGGAAGTTGGAGTTAGTACATGATTCCACAGTCGCAGTGTCGTATCGGGACACATGTGCTCATATGACTCATATTTGAGTTGAACACACAGATCTGGTGTTTTCTGACTGGACTTCACTACAGGTCACTGTGGTTTTTACAGTTAAAGAGTTTTTATTTCAGAgtcaacagaaatgaaaatgtttgaacACATTATTTAACATCATGAATCCAGGTCTGCAGCCTGTGTTCTGGCGTCACGCTGCATTTCTGTGTCATGTTTGCTGTGAAATGCCACAGTCCAGACCAGCTCGAAGGGAAGCAGCTGGAAACACAAGCGAAAAGCAGCAATAACACTGGCCCTTTTTCACTCTTTGATTGATAAGTGATTGATAAGTGACTGATAAGTGATTGGCTGTGTTGTCCTGCAGGAGCGGAGCGTCCTGCTGAGGAAATGGTTCGAGCTGCTGACGCTGCACAGAGACGACCTCGCTAAACTGATCACCCTCGAGTCTGTGAGTAAAAGCAAATGAcgaaaaaacaaaaccaaatgtggCTGACGTGGTTAGAAAAACACCAATGTCTGAACAGTGGATCCCAGACCTGGAGACCAGCAGCACTGGCACCTAAGTTCTGTACAGGATTCCAGTTTGGGTCAGAAgacacacagagctgatgtGGTTCTGCACAGATCTAAATAGCATCTGTCGTTttgtttaaagatttaaaagaggagtttgtttttacactgaacCTCAACCCTCTAAGGTTTATACTCTGAGACGTCATTTAATTGTGGACATGCAACTAACAAATATCTATTTTCACCGATCAACCTTCTGATTAATTTTCTGGATTAATCAATTTAGCCAAAgtgtcagaaaacagtgaaaatggacCAGTTTTTATCCTCATGATCCTCGGTGAGGACAGACCCAGACCAGAAGTGCCCTAATGGCATTACTAACagacctgatccaggtaatccgCCTCATATTCAGAGAGGGTAAAGAAACATATGGACTGCCCTAATCAATACTTGTCtacatacttttggccatgtTCAGATTTTCATTGATCTGGTTTATGGTGAATGTTTATCCTGTTTTcatgtgaagcagcagtttgAGAGGATTCATGCGACTGTTCTCGTGCTGCCTGTGGACATTagtctgacttcctgtttcctgttctcAGGCCTCTGTTGAGAAAGACACTGGGACATGGCAGGAATAAATATTCacactggctgtgtgtgtgttgcagggtAAACCCATGCGGGAGTCTCTCGGGGAGATGGCGTActcggcctccttcctggaGTGGTTTTCAGAGGAGGCTCGGCGAGTTTACGGCGACATCGTCCCCTCACCTGCCAAAGATAGAAAGATTTTCCTGCTCAAACAGCCGGTGGGCGTCTCCACCATCATCACCCCGGTGAGCAGCCTCGATGGCGTCTTTGTTTTTAGTCTGCAGCTGCAGGGTCTTCCAGAAACCGGGTTTGAAGGTAAACAGAGCTGGTTAAAAGAGCCAGATACTGTGGGAACCAGCTGCTGCAAACCAAAGCAGCTGGAAACCACTAGTCAGGTTTTTTCTTCAGGTGAACTAAAGATGTTAAACTTGTTTTATTGTAACGGTTTGAATAAACGTTGCTGGGATGTTTCACAGTGGAACTTTCCCAGCGCCATGATCACCAGGAAGGTTGGAGCTGCTCTGGCCGCCGGCTGCACCGTGGTGGTTAAACCAGCAGAGGACACGCCGCTGTCGGCGCTCGCTCTGGCTGAGGTCAGTGCACCGACACACAGAGCAGATACTGGATTCATTAAGATGATCAGCTGGCTCCAGTtttctggagctggttttggCAAAATAACAGACAGAAAATCTCTGGCCAGTTCTATCTAGTCAGGCTCTGGTTAAACTTTGTCTGAGTGTATCACACATCGTATAAACTCTATGTGTTGGTCAGAGCATCAGTATAACTTAGAACCCCTGATCGTTACAacctgctgttttctctgtgaacTGGATTTAATCAGTGTTTTGCTGAATTGTGGGTTTGGGGTTTTAACGTAACGTTGACTTCCTCTGCGGTCGTGCAGCTGGCCGAGCAGGCGGGGATCCCAGGGGGCGTGTTTAACGTCGTTCCGTGCTCCAGAGAGAAGACGCCGTCAGTGGGGGCGGTTCTCTGCACCGACCCCCTGGTGGCCAAAATCTCCTTTACTGGCTCCACCGCCACAGGCAAGGTTAGACCTGAAGGGTTTCCCAGGCCAGTCTTCTCTGGGCTTTGTTCTCATGGATTCTTATAGTGTTTCAGTTTAAAATCAGCATTTAGCTCAGTCTGGTCCAGGTCCAAATGCTTTAAACTGTCGCAGGTCATATCAGAGAAGACATCAGTTTTTATCTTAGGTTGtcagaagaaacacaaagatgCTGTCATACAGGTTTCTGTGGGTGTGGATCTGAGCTGACAGGTAAAGTCCATCGTGTCCTGTCAGGTGCTGCTGAAACTGGCTGCTGACACGGTGAAGAAGACCTCCATGGAGCTGGGGGGTCACGCCCCCTTCATCGTGTTCGACAGCGCCGACGTCGACAAGGCCGTGGCCGGAGCCATGGTGTCCAAGTTCAGGAACTCTGGGCAGGtgagtttgttgttgttctgaCTGAACTACTTTAATGTCTCTAGTGtcagacaggaggcagagactTAGTCTGTGTGGACGGTCTGTATATGAACATGATTCTAACGTAACGTAGAATCATATCAAACTAAAGATAGAAACTATACTTGTCCACAGTCCTGACGTCTCTGCACAATGACACCAAATAAAAGtagtaaatgaaaaatatatttagaggCTGAAGAAACAGACATTCCAGTGGATGCCGACGTACCATCTTGTCCTGTGCTGTGTTGCTGCACTGATGTTGAAGCATCATCACATtaaagtacttcctgtctctTATTCCTGTAGACGTGCGTGTGCTCAAACCGCTTTCTGGTTCAGAGCGGCATCTACGATCGCTTTGTGGAGAAGCTGGGCCAAGCGATGGACGCTGAGCTCCACGTGGGTCACGGCTCGGAGCCCGACACCACCCAGGGGCCGCTCATCAACACCAGGGCTGCAGAGAAGGTAAACTCCTCTGAATGGAGGACTGCTGATGGGGCAGGAAGGCCAGGAAGCTCTGGGCTGGTGGTGTTTCTAACACACCAAAACCCTCTGTCTGCCAGGTGGTCCAGCAGATATCAGACGCTGTGTCTCTGGGAGCGAAGGTGCTGAAGGGTGGCAAACGTCTGCACGGGTCCTTCATGGAGCCGACTCTGATGCGCGACGTCACCACAGACATGCTGTGTACGAAGGAGGAAACCTTCGGCCCCCTGGTGCCCGTCATCAGGTCTGTGCCCACAGCAGTGTTGACTTGATGGGTGTAGCCAACATGGCAGCTCAGGAGGAACCTACAGGTTAACGCtgataaaatatcaaacttcagaAGGTTAAGGTGATGTCAACAGATCATAGTGTGAAACACAGGCCCTGAAAACAGCTGAATGTGTCTTCAGTCTGAAACATTCACGTGTGAAGTTTCTTTATCAAAAGGCTGAGCTGTGTACACGCCAGAAGACTGGCTGGACCAATCAGAAGTGGTTTCTCATGTTTGCAGGTTCAACACGGAGGAAGAGGCTGTGGCCGTCGCTAACGCGTCTGACGTCGGGCTGGCAGGTGAGACAGATACAGGTAGACGGAGACATGAGGATCAAAGTGAGCAGTTAGGCTCAGAAGGTCAGACTGAACCTGAGAGTCCCCCTCAGTCGatcgccccctggtggctggttgcaGAGTTGGTCATAAGCCACATAGGGCTGTGTTGTTTATGGACTAGCTCGAGTCTAACCCACCTTAAAAACTAGACTGTAACTCAGGCTGCTTTTACCTTAGGTGGCTGTTAGCTCAGTGTGCCACAGGGTCAGTTAGTCCTCGTCCTCCTTTAGTGGTAATCGTACCTGTAATAAGTCTAAGGTTCTGGTAGCATTAGCATTAGGGGCCACTGAGCAGCCGGGAGGACGAGGAGACATCTAATGCTGTTTGCAGCTGCTGGCTAAGGATAAATGTGAAGTGAATGTAAATACTGGAGGAGTGACAGCGACTTTACTGAGCCAGATGTTTCATTTAAAGTAAACTCTGGGTGAGCTGGTGAGGAGCTGCTCCTGATCCATCTCCTGTTTCCTCAGGATGATGTTTAGTTTAGTGAATCTCTCTCATGAGCCTCACTGAACCTCCTCAGAACGTCTCAGGTTCTTGCacttctttaaaaataatattgagATGTTTTATAACTTATCAGTCAAACACATTTGTAATGTAATGAAGTAAAAAGTATAGTACTTTCCTCTGAAGTGCAGTTGAAGTATGAAGTATCAGTCAAGTCAAGTAGCTCAGATTTCTGAAGTTCTACTCCTGCTGTTAGTTTTTAGCTCTgatctgctgtttctgtcctcAGGCTACTTCTACTCGCAGGACGTGAGTCAGATCTGGCGGGTGGCGGAGGCGTTGGAGGTCGGAATGGTTGGAGTCAACGAGGGCATGTTGTCCACGGTGGAGGCCTCGTTCGGTGGCATCAAACAGTCTGGGCTGGGCCGCGAGGGCTCCAAGTACGGTGTTGACGAGTATCTGGAGGTGAAGTACATGTGCTTTGGAGGCCTCAGACTGTGAACCAGGACGGAGCCACACCCCAACCAGCGGTACCACACTCGTATAAATACACTGATGATTAAAGGTGGTTAGAACCAATAACCTGGTAGGGTTAGTGTCGCCCTGTGAATCCACTTGAACATGTACAGGTAGTGCAGGACGGTTTGTAATGCTGCTACTGAAAATCTATGTTTTGTTGTAGAAATCTGGTCCAAGCACAAATCAGGGGTTTTGCTGTGATCTGGCATTTATGGGTGTGTTGGGTTATCTAATGTGAATGTTAGGAAGAACAGTTCTGAACCTAGAATTAATTAGCAGCACAAAGAAGTACCTTTAAAAGACGTCATTAGTTATTGTAACATAGAGTTTAAGAAGTACCTCGGTACTGGTTTTAATGTTGGCCAGGGTTTGTTTCAAACCTCCACCAGAAAAGCCCAGGAATCAGTTTTGTTACCTGAAAACAGTAAATCCATCCCAGCTGCCAGTCCAATAAGTGCCATGTAGGTTGTTACAGTCGTGACTCATTTTTGACGTTTAATAATCGAGCTGACGTTCTGATTAACGAAGGTCAGGTCTGGTCTTCGTCCGACTTTTAGCTAGTTCAGCTCGTCTGACGTGTGCCAGGGTTTTGGACACGTGTCTTGGTGTTATCCTGTACTTGTCTCTTTATATGTAATGAAGCGTTATTCCATGTGTGTCAACATTAGGAGAACAGAGAACATTGATGGGAGATAAAGAtcctaaacaaataaaaacttgGTAGTTGTGTACTTTGCCATTGGGAGACTGATCCGTTACCTCTACGACGTGAATATCTCAGTATTGCAGGTACTAGTCTAGTACAGGTCTAGCTCAGAGCTGGATCTCATCATACTGATACAACAGAGTTGTAATCAATGTGCAGCTTGGCTATGCaaattaaaagtaataatttaGTTATTTTCTTAAGCCCCGTTGTTGATATGAGAATAAAGACCACAGACTGGATCAGACCCGACGGTTGTTGTTGGATTTGTACAGATCATGTGTCTAATACAAAGTCTAACTGCTCTGTTCTGTTAATGTTTGGAAAGTCTTACTTTTTACTTCTCATAGATGTTAATAGGaaattaaagttgaaatgatAATATTCTATGTTGTGATTGAGTCTTTTCTCATGCGAACAAAATGTTGTCCTGTGATTTACAAGCTCTGTTCACACGAGGTTCATAGCTTCCATCATATCGCCCATCGAGGGGGGGCAGCCGGGGGCAGGAGCCAGGGGGTCGTCAGTCTAGATCCATCCCTCGTTCTATAAGAGTTGATATAAAACTTAGGTTTAGTCGTGTGTGGTAGATATAAACTTTCAAATCTGTCTCTTTCTTGCTAGGCTAGCAGGTCCCCTTTGCCTGGACCGGATCTTTAGGTTATGACTTAATCTTTCTTTTGTCTAATTGTTTGTAGGTGCTTTAAATTAGCTTTTAGCTTTTAGCAGTGAGGTGTTTCCCCCTGCTGCCAGTCTTGGTGCTGAGCTAGGCCAAGCCTCACTTTGTACTAGAGATGAAGCTAGACTTCTGTGGGAAGTCAGTCCCCAGAACATTAGTCCTTGTCTTTAGAGCCTTTAATAAAAGTCTGCGTCTCAACCCTGAACAATGGACACAGGTTGCAGAATTAGTCCCGTTCCAAGTGTCCTTCAAAGCTTTATTTGCTAAAACGTGGATGTGATGTGTCTTCCTGGCTTTAAGTCCTTGAAAGTTTGAGTTTAACCCTGAATGGGACAGTAGTTTGTTTTCCTGACCACACAGCTCAGGCATTCTGGGTAAAGAAGCCCTATGCCCCTCCCTGCCACTTTAAGCTGCCAGTGCAAATATCAGCAGGTCAGTAATCCTGTCATCCGAAGGTGTTTCCATTGTGGGCGGTCTGACCGCTGATCCGGTTCCTACTGCGCACCGGTCGGTCACGGTTGAAGATGGTGTCCTGGTCGCTGTCTAGCTCCGACTCCGACATCATGAGGCTGGAGTTGTGCTCGGTGCTCCGGTGTTTGAGACCTGCCCAAAGAACGAAACAGGCCAGATGCTTTTACCTTTACGGGGCATTAGAGAAGATTCAGCTCACTCACCTGCTGCTGTCCGGGTGATGGAGGTAAGAGAGAGGGGtaagagagtgagaggggggGCAGAGAGGGGGTAAGAGACAGAGGGggtgagagagaggggaagaggtTGAAAGGCGGTAAGAGAGAGAGGGCAGCGGAGGTAgaaaggggtggggggggcagAGAGGGGTAAGAGACAGAGGGggtgagagagaggggaagaggtTGAAAGGCGGTAAGAGAGAGAGGGCAGCGGAGGTAgaaaggggtgggggggggcagAGAGGGGTAAGAGACAGGGGGTGGAGGGTATAAAGGGGCAAGATAGAGAAGGGGCTGaggttggggggggggcaagATAGAGGGCAGCGGAGGTAGAAAGGGGTAAGAGAGAGGGGGCTGAGGTAGAGCTGGTTTTGCAGCTGTTGTTTAAAGCGACTCACTGAATTTGGGTCGGAGCTCCAGCCTCTCCTGGTCGTCCATGTTGTCCAGGATGGTGTACTTGGTTTTCTTCCTCACCTTGGTCTGTCTCGTCCTAAACACAGAGTTCACAggtcaaacagcagctgttgacACGCTGATCTGGAATCAGTGCGAAAACAGACCCTCACCTCCTGCAACAGCAGATGAAGGTCCAGCCGACGGACAGGATGAAGACCATGAGCACAAAGCTGGTCAGGATGACGTACAGCACCCTCCACTCTGACGGGAAGAGCAGAGCGAGGCCAGTTACCAGCTAACCAGCAGTGATCACAGGAAAATAGACCTGACCCACATTTACTGAAAGAACAGATTCCTTTTCAATTtcattaaagtatttttaatttatgtctGTCATTCAGCTGCACTTATCTAAGTGCTGTAAACACAAGTCCAGTCAAAGAGCGTCCGCCCTCTGTTGCTTTGTTCAGCCCTAAAGTAACTTATTAACAGCCAACATGGAGGACATTGTCTTAACTTGGCGTGAAACTAATATTTAATCAGCTCAGCTCTTTGTTAGGAAACATGTCAGTCATTACCACAGTTGCTCTCTCCGTCGCCAAGATATCGACGAATCAGGTTCTCTGTCCAGAAAGGGTCACAGGTGCACTCTTTGGTGATGGGATCACACTGACCGTGGCCTGAACAGCGGAGCAGACACACTGGGACAAGAAAAGACGTTCAGCGTGTTGGCGTCACCGTTAGCATGTGGTCATGGTAAATGAATCTGTAACCAACTAGTCGCTTTctaagcaaaaatgccaaatatgaTATTTAGATGTGAATATTTGCTTGAAGATACCTCTGGTTCTTTACAGACACAAACTAACGTTCATTCCAGGCTTATGAAAAGAAGTCCGTCAAATCAGCCTTTCTCATCTTCTTAAGGACTATGCTGTTATAAAAACCAGCAACAGGAAGTTGTGGATGACACGCCTGTAGCTCCACAGTTTGTGTGAGGTCGACATTTCACCTGTAGGAACTCACCGACGGTGTCGACTCTCAGGACTCTGAACAGCAGATAGTCTCTCTTCTCTCCGACCAGCTGGTTCCTCAGCATGCCGACTAATCTGGAGCCAGACAGAGGCCCCGAGGGGCCCTGCACCAAGAACCGCAACACCGTGCTgctcaaacaaaaacagaaagggaaACATCACTGAAGCAGTCAGACAATTACTAGGTTAGCCAGTCAGTAAAGTGAGTTAATCAGTTTGTTTACCAATAAATCATTCAGTAAATCCAGATAACTAAACAATTAACCAGTAAATAACCAGTCAACCATTCAATGCATCTGTCTGGTAAACCAGTTATTTAGTAAACCACTCAGTCAATAAACCAGTCTGTTAACCATTAAACCAACCAGTAAAAGCAGCTGGTACCTGAGGTGCGAGTGTCCCTGCAGCGCTCGGACCTGGACGTCCCTGTCGAGGACATGTAGCAGAGCGGCGAGCTGTCGCACCACCGTGTCCCTCTGAGCCACGCTGACCTGAGACACCGAcaccagcagctccagctccagctcctcctgacCTCCGGGCTCTATGGAGACACAGGAGGGACAAACTTCTCTGCTGGGAACTTTGTCATGTCAACATACAGACAAAGCAGAAATGTCTGTTCTTGTCTGACCTGGGCGGACCTCCACGGTGGCCGTGGCGGTGCTGGAGTGCCCCTGGGCGTCGGTCACTCTCAGCTGGAACAGGTAAGTGCCCTCGACCAGGTTGGCCAGGTACAGAGAGGCCTGAGCGTGGGAGCCGTACAGCACGTCCTGCAGACAGGGGTGAAAATCTGCAGCTCGGGTCCCTGCAGCTTTGGCTCAAATTTCTAATCACAACATTTAGCTGCCAAACAGCTAAACACAGATGTTTGGCAGATGGTGTTGATGGAACAGTTCATTTTGAAGGTTTTGTGACAGCTACTGTTTGGACAAATGCATATTGAGGTTTCAGTATTATGGTTTCAAGAAATGAGCCAAAGCtgttgagaaaaacaaaaaacatccaatTTGTTCTTTCTTGGTTTGTACTCTGACATAATCTGAACAAATCTACTCTGATAGATTCCTGATGCCAATGTGACCCAGTGAAGTCCAATCTGATGTTATCTGGTTAACCTACTGGATCAGAATTTGTGTGTTGGTGGTGTGTACTGACCCCAGCAGCAGGACTCTGGCTATCTCGGACCCACAGGTAGTGGACCTCGGTCTGGTCTCCGTCAGTGATGGAGCCTCTGAGGACCAGAGAGTTGTTGGGCAGAGTGAGAGTATGGCTGCCGCTGGCGTGAGCGACCGGAGGAAGACTTCCTGCTGCAGGAGGAAGGACAAGAACGTTTGATGGTTACGCTGCATTTTATTTGATTCAGGTTTGGCTTcaaatgtagtgaagtccaaggatgaagtagcacaaaatggaaatacacaagtacagtacaaatacctcagcATTGGACTTCAGTACtagagtaaatgtactgagttACTTTATGTTGTGGATCATAAAATACACTGAATTAACTATGAAACCTTCTTTTGTGCCATGAGCTATTGGGTGTACTGACAACTATCACTGATGTTAATTTCtacattatatattgtattatatattatgttGTAATTACGGGATAGGAAGTTATAAAAGTTAGAtaatgttgactttttttttttaaatgcagtgcaCCCCCGTGTCCCTGAGCCTAAATCTAATGCCCATATAAAACATACTATCGGTCTTCTCACCCTTCTGGACCCTGACAGTCAGGGAGGCGCTGTCTGTTGCCCCCTCCTGGTCAGACACTGTCAGAGTGAAGGTGTAGCGCCCCACCCGCAGACCTGTCACTGTGGCCACAGCCTGGTCCGCCCCCTCCAGCTTCAGTCCTGGAGGACCACTAGGAAAAAAGTCTTTAAATTTAATCAGCTTTCAATCTTTATCAAGTCATTTCATACTTTGAACCTTCATTTTAAACAGGCATAAACGGAGACAGGACACTGGCTTTATCGTTAATTCAATCACAGCTGTGGAGTTAAAGTGACCAAACTCTTCCCACCTGATGGCGTCCCAGTGGTAGCTGACGATACCGCGATCGTCAGTGCTGCCGTTGCCATTGAGCAACAGGCTGCTCACCGGGAGAAACAACTTCCTGTCAGGACCAACGACTGCCACTGGACCACGGTTTGACACTCTGTCCTCAGATACTAAAGGAGTGGAAAAGGAAGTGGCtcttttaaaatactttaaaaaacaactgGATGGGATTTGGGCTCAGTCTAAAACAGTGCAGTCACCAGTTGCAGCAGATGGTGTGATCGTGGTTGGAGAGCTGGTGCTGGGAGATGAGACAGTggtggggtcaaaggtcacactTGGTGCTGCAGGTCTGCTGGTGGTCATTGCAGCTCCAGTTACAGACTGCAGCATTGTTACTGTGACTATGCAAGAGAACATCGAGTGAACTTACTATACTATGGAGTGAAAAATATTCAGAATTATCTCATGAAATATATGCTTTTGAAAAGTCTTAGTGTAATAGGcagtgaaaattatgtcttagtatagcatggggtgaaaattatgccttagtatagcatggggtgaaaattatgtcttagtataccatggggtgaaaattatgtcttagtataccatggggtgaaaattatgtcttagtatagcatggggtgaaaattatgtcttagtatagcatggggtgaaaattatgtcttagtatagcatggggtgaaaattatgtcttagtataccatggggtgaaaattatgtcttagtatagcatgggtgaaaattatgtcttagtatagcatggggt is a window encoding:
- the kiaa0319 gene encoding dyslexia-associated protein KIAA0319, which gives rise to MWETMFLLLLHTVEAAVASQCWQGATFSEAVVSPAVESSGILRVPGVTSLPQCIAACCDLPGYDLAWLFEGRCYVLSCQQRENCRPRQRPGANSFLAFLRRASPQTLVLQSLVRGEPYGGRWRPLSHSSEAPGDLEALKDLALFDGSQEDFSDPGMLDVEYSEGNPQESWGGGPEMMDQPLLTGRDEFNQSEADDGPEQGPTGSSMAQVKASTVGNQSQGDEDRTRSPTEPAAAEKPMKTQSPESAPLTPSSQKPTSDSTQLDRSSTSAPTSAETPVQTVPALMVSLGGPIQRSTVSPEYTPVTVTMLQSVTGAAMTTSRPAAPSVTFDPTTVSSPSTSSPTTITPSAATVSEDRVSNRGPVAVVGPDRKLFLPVSSLLLNGNGSTDDRGIVSYHWDAISGPPGLKLEGADQAVATVTGLRVGRYTFTLTVSDQEGATDSASLTVRVQKAGSLPPVAHASGSHTLTLPNNSLVLRGSITDGDQTEVHYLWVRDSQSPAAGDVLYGSHAQASLYLANLVEGTYLFQLRVTDAQGHSSTATATVEVRPEPGGQEELELELLVSVSQVSVAQRDTVVRQLAALLHVLDRDVQVRALQGHSHLSTVLRFLVQGPSGPLSGSRLVGMLRNQLVGEKRDYLLFRVLRVDTVVCLLRCSGHGQCDPITKECTCDPFWTENLIRRYLGDGESNCEWRVLYVILTSFVLMVFILSVGWTFICCCRRTRQTKVRKKTKYTILDNMDDQERLELRPKFSLKHRSTEHNSSLMMSESELDSDQDTIFNRDRPVRSRNRISGQTAHNGNTFG
- the aldh5a1 gene encoding succinate-semialdehyde dehydrogenase, mitochondrial, whose protein sequence is MRGDTRTATAHAPSRCLYWSKRHRRRSRKSVCTKTEAAPRPSPGMTTVRVPRTRCFLRQLLSAPPVAMHRHYSLEVSAPLLRTQGYVDGRWVSAASVFPVLDPATGQEIARVSDCGPAEAKQAVDAAYKAFQSWKQYTAKERSVLLRKWFELLTLHRDDLAKLITLESGKPMRESLGEMAYSASFLEWFSEEARRVYGDIVPSPAKDRKIFLLKQPVGVSTIITPWNFPSAMITRKVGAALAAGCTVVVKPAEDTPLSALALAELAEQAGIPGGVFNVVPCSREKTPSVGAVLCTDPLVAKISFTGSTATGKVLLKLAADTVKKTSMELGGHAPFIVFDSADVDKAVAGAMVSKFRNSGQTCVCSNRFLVQSGIYDRFVEKLGQAMDAELHVGHGSEPDTTQGPLINTRAAEKVVQQISDAVSLGAKVLKGGKRLHGSFMEPTLMRDVTTDMLCTKEETFGPLVPVIRFNTEEEAVAVANASDVGLAGYFYSQDVSQIWRVAEALEVGMVGVNEGMLSTVEASFGGIKQSGLGREGSKYGVDEYLEVKYMCFGGLRL